The [Clostridium] celerecrescens 18A genomic sequence AAAGGAAATGGGGAACCTGCTTTCCATGTTTACGGAATTTAAGGAAAGGTATAATACGAAGATAAAAATCCTTACAGAAAAGGAAAGCTTTTTCGGCGAAGCTGAAAAAATCATGAGAAGCATTGATGTGAGAATGCGAAAAGAAGAAAGCGGTTTATACCGTCTGGTAAGATAAGAGAAAAAGGCCCGGAGGCTGTGCACGAAAACTTCGTGTAACAGTCTCTTTTTATGTTATAAAACCGTAAAAATGGGAAGGCTAATTCTAAATTCCTTCGTATAAAGAAAGGGTAAAGATTTTCTAATATTCAGTATCATTTAGTAAAAACGATTTGCATTGTTATCATTTTTTATACTTTTTTAGAAAGGTGTGGTAACAGTGATAGGAAAACTGAGACTGGAAAGGTTGATGGAGGAGAAACTTAAGGAACCAATGAATGATGAATTTTAACTGAAAGGAGGAGGATGAAGTGGAAAATTGGTATGTAACTAGCACAGCAGAGATACTTGAACATTTTAATACGAACGTAAATACTGGAATATCGGATCAAGAGGTAGCAAACCGGCAAAGCAAATATGGGAAAAATGAGTTTGCAAAGCAGGAAAAAACCAGTCTGATCAAAGAAATTCTGCATCATCTTAAAGATATTTCAACGATAATCCTGCTGTTAGCTGCCTTACTGTCTTTAGGGATGGCACTGAAGGATGGTCATGGCTTTATAGAGCCAGTTGTAATCGTTTCTATTGTTGTCTTAAATCTAATACTTGCAATTACCCAGGAGCGTGGCGCTGAAAAAGCTCTGGAGGCATTGTCCAGCTTAAACTCTCCTAATTGTATTGTTATACGGGGTGGCGTACAAAAAGAGATGGATACAAGTGAATTGGTTCCCGGTGATATCATTAAGCTTCAACTGGGAAGCATTGTTCCTGCCGACGCACGCCTGATTACCAGCACCAATTTACAGGTGGATGAATCAGCGCTCACAGGAGAAAGCGAGCCTTCGGAAAAAGATGCAGATATTCTGCTGCAGGGCAGTGTTCCCCTTGGAGATCAGCTTAATATGGTATTCTCCAGCTGTCATGTGACATCAGGACATGGGTTAGCAATGGTCACTGCTACCGGAATGCAGACAGAGATGGGGAAGATTGCCGGATATTTAAACAATTCACAGAAAATAAGAACACCGCTGCAGCGACGTTTGGAGAAAATAGCAAAGTCCATCAGCATTGTTGCCATAGCTGCAGCGGTATTACTCTTTTCCATCGGTATTTTACAGGGAGAATCCGTTTGGTCCATGATTATGCTTGCGGCAACGCTGGCTGTAGCAGCAGTACCGGAAACCCTAAATTTAATTGTAACCTTATCCCTTTCCCAGGGTGTAAAAAATATGGTGAATAAAAATGCACTGATCCGCAAGCTGACCGCAGTAGAGACTCTTGGTAACACCTCGGTCATCTGCTCAGATAAGACCGGAACACTGACACAGAACCGGATGACCATTGAAAAGCTTTGGCTTCCCGGAAATGAGCCGTTTGGAGCCGGAGATGAATTTGTCAAGGATCAGACAGAGCTTCTGAAGTTGTTTGCACTGGCAAGTAACGCTTCTGTCCAGGAAGAAGAGGATGGTACCTTAACCATCATGGGAAACCCGACGGAGAAAGCCATTATGCGCCTTCTGCATGAAAAGGGCTTATCCAAAGAACGTATTTCTGAGCATTACCGCATAGTAGGAGAAATCCCTTTTTCTTCTGAACGTAAGATGATGACCATTGTCTTGGAGGCGTCCTCGGGAGGATATTTAATTCTTACCAAAGGTGCTCTTGATCGGTTGCCTCTCAAATCATTTGATAAGGAAACAGAAAAAGAAGTTGACTATGTTCATAAGATTTTTGCCGGAGAGGCACTTCGTGTTCTGGCCCTTGGAATCCGATATTTAAATGAAGCTCCTTCTATGGAAAAGCCAGAGGAAATTGAACAGGATCTGGAATTATGCGGGCTTATTGGTTTAATTGATCCGGCTCGTCCGGAAGCAGCCCAGGCAGTGGAAAGGGCAAAGATGGCCGGTATCCGTACCATCATGATCACCGGGGATCATGCGGCAACAGCAAGTGCAATCGCAAGAAACATTGGAATTCTGGGTGAAAATGAAAAGGTTCTCACCGGACAGCAGCTAAATGAGATGTCAGATGAAGACCTCTGCAGGAATATCCATCATTACTCTGTTTATGCCCGGGTTTCCCCTGAGGATAAAATCCGAATTGTTGAAGCATGGCAGGAAAATGGGGAAGTCGTTTCCATGACCGGGGACGGTGTCAATGATACACCGGCATTGAAGGCAGCAGACGTGGGAATCTCCATGGGTCAAAGCGGGACTGAAGTAGCAAAAAGTGCTTCTGACATGGTCTTAACAGATGATAACTTTGCTACGATTATCGATGCGGTATCAGAAGGAAGGAATGTTTTCTCGAATATCAGAAAAACCGTTTACTTTCTGTTGGTATGCAATATTTCTGAAATTGTCATTATGCTGGTTGCCCAGTTAAAAGGCTGGGGGATCCCTGTAACTCCAATCATGCTGTTGTTAGTCAATGTGCTTGGTGACGGTATTCCAGGTATTTGCTTATCCAGGGATACTTCAGATCCTCGTCTTATGGATCGGGAGCCCATCCGCAGAGACGAAGGATTTTTAGCCGGCGGACTTCTTCCGGTAATTATACAGCAGACCATTGCATGTTCCGTAGTGGTTCTGGTTGGATATTACATCGGAACGTTCCGGGCACTTCCGGGAACGCAGGGACCCTCACAGGCAATCGGACAGACCGTTGCCTTTCTGGTTTTAGGTTGGACCTCCATCCTTCATTTATTTACAGTCCGCAGCAGGAAGTCTATCTTCAAACGGACGATTAAGGATAATCCGCCGGTATTATACAGTACTATGGGTATGATCGCAGTATTCAGCCTTCTGGTGGCATTTCCGTCCATAGGAAAAATCTTTGGCTTAACTTCTATAGGTTCTAATCACTGGCTGCTTGCAGCTGGTCTTTCCCTAATACCGACGGTCGTAGCCGAGATTGGAAAATTTATTGATGAACAGACAAACATTCGCGAGATTTATGAATATCGAAATCGTGTGATCCGCCACCGGATAAGAAAAGACGACAGCTTTTAACCTCATCAAGTAGGGTATAATAAAATTTGGACATTTAAGTAAGTCCATATGCTTGTATAAAAAATATGAGTATGTGGGCTTATTTTAGTGCCTTAAACTGTAAATGCAAACATATCCCCAAGTGTTTTATTACAACCTGATGACGTTACCGAAAGCCGGTTATAAGAATGAACATTAGGGAGATTGCCGGCAAGCTTTATACATCTGAAAAAACTGACAGAACAATAGAAGCGTATACTGTAAACTTAACATTCATTCAAAAACTGAGTTGGCAATTAAAGAATTCTGAAAAACTTTAAAATACTACATAATTGAGTATGAACCCAAAATTGATCTTATGTATACTTCTTTAGTAGAATACAGATCTGGAAGATTTTACAAGTGTTCGTTACTCAGGAGAAGAGCCTGGAAACAATACTTTTTA encodes the following:
- a CDS encoding cation-translocating P-type ATPase, with translation MENWYVTSTAEILEHFNTNVNTGISDQEVANRQSKYGKNEFAKQEKTSLIKEILHHLKDISTIILLLAALLSLGMALKDGHGFIEPVVIVSIVVLNLILAITQERGAEKALEALSSLNSPNCIVIRGGVQKEMDTSELVPGDIIKLQLGSIVPADARLITSTNLQVDESALTGESEPSEKDADILLQGSVPLGDQLNMVFSSCHVTSGHGLAMVTATGMQTEMGKIAGYLNNSQKIRTPLQRRLEKIAKSISIVAIAAAVLLFSIGILQGESVWSMIMLAATLAVAAVPETLNLIVTLSLSQGVKNMVNKNALIRKLTAVETLGNTSVICSDKTGTLTQNRMTIEKLWLPGNEPFGAGDEFVKDQTELLKLFALASNASVQEEEDGTLTIMGNPTEKAIMRLLHEKGLSKERISEHYRIVGEIPFSSERKMMTIVLEASSGGYLILTKGALDRLPLKSFDKETEKEVDYVHKIFAGEALRVLALGIRYLNEAPSMEKPEEIEQDLELCGLIGLIDPARPEAAQAVERAKMAGIRTIMITGDHAATASAIARNIGILGENEKVLTGQQLNEMSDEDLCRNIHHYSVYARVSPEDKIRIVEAWQENGEVVSMTGDGVNDTPALKAADVGISMGQSGTEVAKSASDMVLTDDNFATIIDAVSEGRNVFSNIRKTVYFLLVCNISEIVIMLVAQLKGWGIPVTPIMLLLVNVLGDGIPGICLSRDTSDPRLMDREPIRRDEGFLAGGLLPVIIQQTIACSVVVLVGYYIGTFRALPGTQGPSQAIGQTVAFLVLGWTSILHLFTVRSRKSIFKRTIKDNPPVLYSTMGMIAVFSLLVAFPSIGKIFGLTSIGSNHWLLAAGLSLIPTVVAEIGKFIDEQTNIREIYEYRNRVIRHRIRKDDSF